A stretch of Treponema vincentii F0403 DNA encodes these proteins:
- a CDS encoding RluA family pseudouridine synthase codes for MKKPRTHREEKLDILYEDTSLIVINKPSGLLSVPYPGSSARTAADILERIMRSKGAYSKHHRPFAVHRLDRDTSGVMLFALNERTKDEFMRSWHTLVTERIYRAVAENPAEGGLADSGIIDAPLAYNAYNRAFVPTAEKHAHFDTVAARTRYKIIERGAAYTLFELSLDTGKKNQIRAHLAANGYPIAGDPIGHARTDPFGRLALHARSLAFTHPVTRKVMRFEVPEPEAWLAYIRFNRR; via the coding sequence ATGAAAAAGCCCCGTACACACCGAGAAGAAAAACTCGATATTTTATATGAAGACACATCCCTTATTGTAATCAATAAACCGTCCGGTTTGCTTTCCGTTCCGTATCCGGGCAGTAGCGCCCGAACTGCCGCCGATATACTTGAACGCATTATGCGGAGCAAAGGAGCATACTCGAAACACCACAGACCTTTTGCCGTACACCGGCTTGACCGCGACACTTCAGGCGTTATGCTGTTTGCCTTAAACGAACGCACAAAGGATGAATTCATGCGCTCATGGCACACACTTGTTACCGAGCGTATATACCGTGCGGTTGCCGAAAACCCGGCAGAAGGCGGGCTTGCCGATTCAGGCATTATCGACGCACCGCTTGCGTACAATGCCTACAACAGAGCCTTTGTGCCAACTGCCGAAAAACACGCGCACTTCGATACGGTCGCCGCGCGGACACGGTATAAGATAATCGAACGGGGGGCAGCTTATACGCTTTTTGAACTTTCGCTGGATACCGGTAAAAAAAATCAAATACGTGCACACCTCGCCGCAAACGGCTACCCGATAGCGGGAGACCCAATCGGGCATGCGCGTACCGACCCGTTCGGACGCCTTGCCCTCCATGCGCGTTCACTGGCATTTACCCATCCGGTTACACGGAAAGTCATGCGCTTTGAAGTCCCCGAACCGGAAGCATGGCTCGCATATATCCGTTTCAACCGGCGCTGA
- a CDS encoding DUF1538 domain-containing protein, with protein sequence MNVLAEKFKEVIFSVLPIAVLICILNFLFVRVDYTFFIQFVIGVVFICLGLTIFLFGIDIGITPIGDVMGQFITAKNKISIVIIGALILGFFISIAEPDLQILGAQVMQVTKGAIPQTTLIVIVSVGVAVFLAVGLLTIVYHIPQHKVFTVSYGLILLCSIFSVREGISIAFDSSGATTGAITVPFVLAIAAGVSRMKKNSIASETDSFGLVGMVSAGAILSVLAITLIRHLPAFDEDFSISEPAAGTSIFTVIFDALSHAASESALSLLPIAVIFLLTDVFSLRLKKNTLSGIIKGVVITFVGLMLFLAGVKTGFLDLGFLIGHKIGEIANQPLILIIGAFIGCVVILAEPAVYVLTKQIETVSAGYIPRKLVLIFLALGVSIATFLSMLRIVIPAFQLWHILLPGYMIALVLSWIVPELFVGMAFDAGGVASGPMTATFVLSFAQGLAAATPGANVLIDGFGIIAAVALAPVISLQVLGLIFYLKQRKRNL encoded by the coding sequence ATGAATGTTTTAGCTGAAAAATTTAAAGAAGTTATTTTTTCAGTTTTACCCATCGCCGTGTTAATTTGTATTTTGAACTTCCTCTTTGTGCGGGTTGATTATACTTTTTTTATCCAGTTCGTAATCGGCGTTGTTTTTATCTGTCTCGGACTTACGATATTTTTATTCGGCATAGACATCGGTATTACGCCGATCGGCGATGTGATGGGACAGTTCATCACCGCAAAAAATAAAATCTCGATAGTGATTATCGGAGCGCTGATACTCGGCTTTTTTATTTCGATTGCCGAACCCGATCTGCAAATCCTCGGCGCTCAAGTTATGCAAGTGACCAAGGGCGCAATTCCGCAAACGACGCTGATTGTCATCGTTTCAGTCGGAGTCGCGGTCTTTCTTGCCGTCGGGTTATTAACGATTGTCTATCATATTCCACAGCACAAGGTTTTTACCGTTTCTTACGGCTTGATACTACTCTGTTCGATTTTTTCGGTACGGGAAGGCATATCGATTGCCTTCGATTCTTCGGGCGCGACAACCGGCGCTATTACGGTACCCTTTGTACTTGCCATCGCCGCGGGTGTTTCCCGCATGAAGAAAAATTCCATCGCATCGGAAACCGATTCTTTCGGACTTGTCGGAATGGTGTCGGCAGGGGCAATCTTGAGCGTACTCGCAATCACCTTGATACGGCATCTACCGGCCTTTGACGAAGATTTCAGTATTTCGGAACCTGCAGCCGGTACATCGATTTTTACCGTCATATTCGACGCGCTTAGCCATGCGGCTTCGGAATCCGCCTTGTCGCTCTTACCGATTGCGGTTATCTTTTTACTCACCGATGTATTTTCTTTAAGGCTGAAAAAAAATACCTTGAGCGGAATTATTAAAGGCGTTGTGATTACTTTTGTCGGCCTCATGCTCTTTTTAGCGGGAGTAAAAACGGGATTTTTAGACCTCGGCTTTCTTATCGGGCATAAAATTGGAGAGATCGCCAATCAGCCGCTCATTTTGATTATCGGCGCCTTTATCGGGTGTGTGGTAATCCTTGCGGAACCGGCGGTGTATGTTTTAACCAAACAGATTGAAACCGTAAGCGCGGGCTATATTCCGAGAAAATTGGTGCTTATTTTCCTTGCGCTCGGTGTGAGTATTGCAACATTTCTTTCGATGCTGCGGATTGTCATTCCCGCATTTCAGTTATGGCATATCCTATTGCCGGGCTATATGATCGCCCTTGTGCTTTCGTGGATTGTACCGGAGCTTTTTGTCGGTATGGCATTCGATGCGGGAGGGGTTGCATCCGGTCCGATGACGGCGACCTTTGTACTCTCCTTTGCCCAAGGATTGGCGGCGGCAACACCGGGTGCAAACGTCCTTATCGACGGATTCGGTATTATCGCAGCGGTTGCGTTGGCGCCTGTCATCTCGCTACAAGTGCTGGGGCTTATTTTTTATTTAAAACAGAGAAAGAGGAATCTCTAA
- a CDS encoding cysteine desulfurase family protein: MIYLDWAASAIPYADEIEAAYREATAVFANPSAQHRFGKDARAMLENARSRCAAVLGVSPETLYFTSGASESNSLVLLSLLTRPSAGSLVISTIEHPSVREQAAVLEHCGWAVLTAPSDKNGCITPDAVLHTLRADTMLVAIMGVNNEVGSVQPVREIARALKAHTAGKRPVHFHADMVQSIGKLPIAELGLADVDSASMSAHKIGGPRGIGLLYLKQPFSSGIRGGSQEHNIRPGTENLAGACALARCLEKTYTDFEQKFERAGELSRFLIEALHRLPECSVIPTARISADMAEAPALAEASPRAFSPWIIQVSFKNVPAEIMTRCLSDRGIFVSAGSACSSKKKNRPILAALSVSPEIAQNAIRISIGHSTEKSDLEQLIAAVTEIVKDFN; encoded by the coding sequence ATGATCTACTTGGATTGGGCTGCATCGGCAATTCCTTACGCCGATGAGATCGAAGCTGCATACCGGGAGGCAACAGCAGTATTTGCAAATCCTTCGGCACAGCACCGTTTCGGAAAAGATGCGCGGGCTATGCTTGAGAATGCCCGCAGCCGTTGCGCCGCAGTGCTCGGTGTTTCTCCCGAAACGCTCTATTTTACCTCCGGCGCTTCGGAATCCAACAGCCTTGTACTTCTTTCATTGTTAACCCGCCCGTCGGCAGGCAGCCTTGTTATCAGTACTATCGAACACCCGTCGGTACGGGAACAAGCCGCCGTATTGGAGCACTGCGGCTGGGCGGTTTTAACCGCCCCTTCCGATAAGAACGGCTGCATTACTCCCGATGCAGTGCTGCATACGCTGCGGGCGGATACCATGCTGGTTGCAATTATGGGGGTGAACAATGAGGTCGGCTCCGTTCAGCCGGTGCGGGAGATTGCACGGGCGTTAAAGGCTCACACTGCCGGAAAAAGACCCGTTCATTTTCACGCCGATATGGTGCAATCGATTGGAAAATTACCGATAGCGGAGCTCGGACTTGCAGATGTAGACTCCGCTTCGATGAGCGCGCATAAAATCGGCGGACCGCGCGGTATCGGGCTTTTATATTTAAAACAGCCCTTTAGCTCAGGAATCCGCGGCGGTTCACAAGAGCATAATATTCGGCCCGGAACGGAAAATCTTGCAGGGGCGTGTGCGCTTGCCCGCTGTCTCGAAAAAACATACACGGATTTTGAGCAAAAATTCGAGCGAGCAGGGGAGTTATCGCGCTTTCTCATCGAAGCCTTGCATCGGCTCCCTGAATGTTCGGTTATCCCTACCGCAAGAATATCGGCAGACATGGCTGAAGCACCGGCTTTAGCTGAAGCATCTCCCCGTGCATTTTCTCCGTGGATTATACAAGTAAGCTTTAAAAATGTTCCGGCAGAAATTATGACCCGATGCCTATCGGATCGCGGCATCTTTGTTTCAGCCGGATCGGCTTGCTCTTCAAAGAAAAAAAATCGGCCGATACTTGCGGCACTTTCCGTTAGCCCTGAAATTGCACAAAATGCAATACGCATTTCCATCGGGCATAGCACGGAAAAGAGTGATTTGGAACAGCTTATTGCCGCTGTAACGGAAATCGTCAAAGATTTTAATTAA
- the ispH gene encoding 4-hydroxy-3-methylbut-2-enyl diphosphate reductase, with product MKSADIPKSNTAPFSATVSDMEENRDIAPQGSHLQKSRSEGQQRQHIVKRAQVLGYCMGVRRAVDAVYRALADYPDKTVYTYGPLIHNPVTMRLLEAKGVHIVNPDEELKPQIIPQSPIIIRAHGISPQKRQELIDCGAIIIDATCPKVIASQFKAAQYSQKGYTVILAGDKNHGELIGIRGYVLSVPNGKCITVQTAAEAETLQDDGAPTVLIAQTTIKRDEYRAIADILHKKIAHLTVLETICSATDERQEALLELVKEVDAILVIGGSNSANTRRLLQTAVDSGKPAWLAETAADIPSEICCYHTIGLAAGASTPDSSIDTIEAILDKLP from the coding sequence ATGAAATCAGCCGATATACCGAAGTCGAATACCGCACCTTTTAGTGCGACTGTTTCCGATATGGAAGAAAACAGGGATATAGCTCCTCAAGGTAGCCATTTACAAAAGAGCCGTTCTGAAGGGCAGCAACGGCAGCATATCGTAAAGCGTGCACAGGTACTCGGTTACTGCATGGGAGTACGGCGGGCGGTGGATGCCGTATATCGTGCGCTTGCCGATTATCCCGATAAAACCGTTTATACTTACGGCCCGCTCATCCATAATCCGGTAACGATGCGGCTTTTAGAAGCAAAAGGGGTGCATATCGTAAACCCCGATGAAGAGCTAAAACCGCAGATAATACCCCAATCGCCGATCATTATTCGGGCGCACGGTATTTCCCCTCAAAAACGGCAAGAGCTTATAGACTGCGGCGCTATCATCATCGATGCTACTTGCCCAAAGGTTATTGCAAGCCAATTCAAAGCAGCGCAATATTCACAAAAAGGGTATACGGTTATTCTTGCCGGCGATAAAAATCACGGAGAATTGATTGGAATTAGAGGATATGTGTTGTCAGTTCCAAACGGTAAATGCATTACCGTTCAAACGGCAGCCGAGGCGGAAACTCTGCAGGACGACGGCGCTCCTACCGTTCTTATTGCTCAGACAACGATTAAACGGGATGAATACCGCGCAATAGCCGATATACTTCATAAGAAGATCGCTCATCTTACCGTTCTGGAAACTATTTGCTCCGCAACCGACGAACGGCAGGAAGCGCTACTTGAGCTTGTTAAGGAAGTGGATGCAATACTCGTTATCGGCGGCAGTAATTCCGCTAATACGCGCCGTCTCTTACAAACTGCCGTCGATAGCGGTAAACCGGCATGGCTTGCCGAAACCGCCGCAGATATTCCATCGGAGATTTGCTGCTATCATACTATCGGACTTGCCGCCGGTGCTTCAACCCCAGACAGTAGTATTGACACAATCGAAGCGATACTAGACAAGCTGCCATAA
- the rsmG gene encoding 16S rRNA (guanine(527)-N(7))-methyltransferase RsmG yields MDTKNTELLQAGLAALHIEDNHGKLQDMLSRYIRELETFNAVFNLIKVQNTQELIIKHILDSLAPWEFLAEWIDTHQAEGRCTIADIGSGAGLPGIPLACLFLLKDPSIEFTLIERMHKRCAVLENIQAMLELTNTAILESEVEKASANYFDIAVFRAFRPLDRTMLAVLQKRIRSAGILAAYKGKRTAIEEEMQALGEYKPPYQVIPVNTPFYDAERNLVIIQLSSCPYC; encoded by the coding sequence ATGGACACGAAAAATACGGAGCTTTTACAGGCTGGCTTAGCCGCATTGCACATTGAAGATAACCATGGAAAACTGCAGGATATGCTATCGCGCTATATCCGCGAACTTGAGACGTTTAATGCCGTATTTAATTTGATAAAAGTGCAAAACACTCAAGAGCTGATTATCAAACATATCCTCGACAGCCTTGCGCCATGGGAATTTTTAGCGGAGTGGATCGATACTCATCAAGCCGAAGGCCGCTGCACCATTGCGGATATCGGCTCCGGAGCGGGGCTGCCGGGAATCCCGCTTGCATGTTTGTTTTTACTCAAAGATCCGAGTATTGAATTTACATTGATAGAGCGGATGCACAAACGATGCGCTGTTTTGGAAAACATTCAAGCAATGCTGGAACTAACCAATACAGCCATTTTAGAATCCGAAGTGGAAAAAGCTTCTGCCAATTATTTCGATATTGCCGTATTCCGTGCATTTCGGCCGCTTGATCGGACTATGCTTGCTGTCTTGCAAAAAAGGATCCGCAGCGCCGGTATTTTAGCGGCGTATAAGGGAAAACGCACCGCGATTGAGGAAGAGATGCAGGCGCTCGGAGAGTATAAACCGCCTTATCAAGTGATACCGGTAAATACCCCTTTTTATGATGCGGAACGGAACCTTGTTATAATTCAATTGTCATCATGTCCGTATTGTTAA
- a CDS encoding alpha-amylase/4-alpha-glucanotransferase domain-containing protein, with protein MNTPKKNMHLCFCVQLSISYLQQIDKNDNASLYKAFFSGIQAEEKLPLTIFAAGSFLEWQKGKRQAYSILLNNMLSRKQIELLSGGYYQPYLSLLPASDVIGQIEMMTSAIRTHFGKRPRGLFLTASAWTPSLITPFIRCGMEYCLLDYRLFPTDMSEQHGLHTGFSPAVVEDKGKTITVFPYIPDDPDFITRTPQEFYEKLAATAPSTGEIMYLLFLPVKTYIKCLEKNKDGTNWFSSFIDICSQPDSVIRLTHTAELMKHRQPHPPMYIAPNTILCDAPTGHATKRAVTMQRVAFKIYSKMMYVNMLANGVKGDKARKKYALQELWKAQNAELFALEPCIPEYHNELRRIAYKNLLVAEKQTRLPGIFTEGLTRYDIDMDGLKEVLSQRSSLNMYVHHHGGKIFECDVFSAYKNYSDMPFEHSGMFIDYLLPEAALQHLKEGNLEALTSVFSDNIYQETEVNTIRSELKLSTSGLFDTSIDQPVSLRKQYTFFSDGAQVQYILKNDSPFNLSAYFVVEIDIALEETDSITPSLSLYDCEENQKKERSITTDVFNKVSWIQLEDPEGKIQFTIEANEVPGFIVIPVYGICKKGSETVEQLIRGVRMFFYWRTDLNSNYETEKLLFFKIKNRKNLRNAASTAAHTE; from the coding sequence GTGAATACCCCCAAAAAAAATATGCATTTATGCTTTTGCGTACAGCTTTCTATCTCTTATTTGCAGCAGATTGATAAAAATGACAATGCATCGCTGTATAAAGCCTTTTTTTCCGGTATTCAGGCGGAAGAAAAACTGCCTTTAACTATTTTCGCAGCAGGCAGCTTTTTAGAGTGGCAGAAAGGAAAGCGTCAGGCATATTCAATATTGTTAAATAACATGCTTTCCCGTAAGCAGATCGAGCTCCTCAGCGGAGGGTATTACCAGCCTTATTTATCGCTTTTACCTGCTTCCGACGTTATCGGGCAAATTGAAATGATGACTTCTGCCATCCGCACCCATTTCGGAAAGCGTCCCCGGGGGCTTTTTTTAACCGCTTCTGCATGGACGCCGTCATTAATTACCCCGTTTATCCGGTGCGGTATGGAGTATTGTCTCCTCGATTATCGTTTATTCCCTACAGACATGAGCGAACAACACGGTTTACACACCGGTTTTTCTCCTGCCGTTGTTGAAGATAAAGGCAAAACAATCACCGTATTTCCCTATATTCCCGATGATCCCGATTTTATAACCCGTACACCGCAGGAATTTTACGAAAAATTAGCGGCAACAGCTCCTTCTACGGGAGAAATCATGTATCTTCTTTTCCTACCGGTTAAAACATATATAAAATGTCTTGAAAAAAACAAAGACGGGACAAATTGGTTTTCCTCGTTTATCGATATATGCAGTCAGCCGGATTCGGTCATACGGCTCACCCATACGGCTGAACTGATGAAGCATCGGCAGCCGCATCCGCCCATGTATATTGCTCCGAATACAATTCTTTGCGATGCCCCAACGGGTCATGCGACAAAACGGGCAGTTACGATGCAGCGGGTTGCCTTCAAAATCTATTCCAAAATGATGTATGTCAATATGCTGGCAAACGGTGTGAAAGGAGATAAGGCGCGCAAAAAATATGCCTTACAGGAGCTGTGGAAGGCTCAAAATGCCGAACTTTTTGCACTTGAACCGTGTATTCCCGAATATCATAACGAATTGCGCCGTATTGCCTATAAAAACCTGCTCGTTGCCGAAAAACAAACGCGGCTTCCGGGAATATTTACCGAAGGTCTTACCCGATATGACATCGATATGGATGGCCTTAAAGAAGTTTTATCCCAACGTTCATCATTAAATATGTATGTGCACCATCACGGCGGAAAGATTTTTGAATGCGATGTGTTTTCTGCTTATAAAAATTATTCCGATATGCCGTTCGAGCATTCAGGCATGTTTATCGACTACCTCTTGCCGGAAGCAGCATTGCAGCATCTCAAAGAAGGTAACCTCGAAGCTCTGACATCCGTATTTTCCGATAATATATATCAAGAAACTGAGGTGAATACTATCCGCTCGGAGCTGAAGCTATCAACCTCCGGTTTATTTGATACCAGTATTGATCAGCCGGTTTCACTGCGGAAACAATATACATTTTTTTCCGATGGGGCACAGGTTCAATATATATTAAAAAACGATAGTCCTTTTAACCTTTCAGCATACTTTGTTGTCGAAATCGACATCGCTTTGGAAGAAACCGATTCCATTACGCCCTCTTTATCGCTGTATGATTGCGAAGAAAATCAAAAAAAAGAACGCAGTATTACAACCGATGTCTTCAATAAAGTTTCATGGATACAGCTTGAAGACCCCGAAGGAAAGATACAGTTTACAATAGAAGCCAATGAGGTACCGGGGTTTATTGTTATTCCCGTTTACGGTATTTGTAAAAAAGGATCGGAAACCGTTGAACAGCTGATACGCGGTGTCCGGATGTTTTTTTATTGGCGAACCGATTTAAACTCAAATTATGAAACGGAAAAACTGCTTTTTTTTAAAATAAAGAACAGAAAAAACTTGCGGAATGCAGCTTCAACAGCCGCGCATACCGAGTAA
- a CDS encoding GNAT family N-acetyltransferase: MRVHWHLPIRLHGKSCALKSPNRKHGSHISVSTGAESHCILKFLPILWHTTLRRYEEECMEFIHQENRIYAENDAGKVIAEVTFPPENSSTVCLDHTFVDNSLRGQGVAGKLVKEVVDYAQKNGKKIRPQCSYAADWFDKHSEYADLLAH, encoded by the coding sequence ATGCGCGTTCACTGGCATTTACCCATCCGGTTACACGGAAAGTCATGCGCTTTGAAGTCCCCGAACCGGAAGCATGGCTCGCATATATCCGTTTCAACCGGCGCTGAGTCGCATTGCATATTGAAATTTCTCCCCATTTTATGGCATACTACGCTCCGCCGCTATGAGGAGGAGTGTATGGAGTTTATACATCAAGAAAATAGAATTTATGCGGAAAATGATGCCGGAAAAGTTATTGCCGAAGTTACCTTTCCGCCGGAAAACAGCTCGACGGTCTGCCTCGATCATACCTTTGTCGACAATTCGCTGAGGGGGCAAGGGGTCGCCGGAAAACTCGTTAAAGAAGTCGTAGACTACGCCCAAAAGAACGGAAAGAAAATCCGACCTCAATGCTCGTATGCAGCCGATTGGTTCGATAAACATTCGGAATACGCCGATTTACTTGCACACTAA
- a CDS encoding type II toxin-antitoxin system RelE/ParE family toxin: MGKYTLRYLPLAKQDLSEIVNYIQNNLENPIAAENTLSKIEAAILERLESPESFAVWQSKKQRPYPYRKINVGNYTVWYVVIDHIMEVRRILYSRRDEETLI, translated from the coding sequence ATGGGCAAATATACTTTACGCTACCTTCCTCTAGCCAAGCAGGATTTGAGCGAAATTGTGAATTATATTCAGAATAATTTGGAAAATCCGATTGCAGCAGAAAATACTCTTTCAAAAATTGAAGCAGCTATTCTTGAACGGCTTGAATCTCCTGAATCTTTTGCCGTATGGCAATCAAAAAAACAACGCCCATATCCGTATAGAAAGATTAATGTAGGCAATTATACGGTTTGGTATGTGGTAATTGATCATATAATGGAAGTGAGACGAATTTTATATTCACGGCGGGATGAAGAGACTTTGATTTAA
- a CDS encoding P-II family nitrogen regulator — MTAFSLLTILVPHGQARKIIHEGRELGLIGATTLLAQGTVKSKLLDFLGINQIQKELILTMGEHRKLTAIMEELNRRHKVTRKNFGIAFIIPITYSNKHTNGAMLPETQKEIQAMKSAIFTIVDRGRANDVVDATIEAGARGGTILHARGSGANQTKLIFDIEIEPEKEIVLTIVDPEQVETVVAAIRSHSDIEKDGHGILFVLPITEAYGIK; from the coding sequence ATGACCGCTTTTTCATTATTAACCATCTTAGTGCCGCATGGACAGGCGCGGAAAATTATTCACGAAGGCAGGGAACTCGGCCTTATCGGTGCCACCACACTGCTTGCCCAAGGCACGGTAAAGAGTAAGCTGCTCGATTTTCTCGGCATCAATCAAATCCAAAAAGAATTGATTTTGACTATGGGAGAACATCGCAAACTGACCGCGATTATGGAAGAACTGAACCGGCGGCATAAGGTAACCAGAAAAAATTTCGGCATTGCGTTTATCATTCCGATTACCTATTCGAACAAACATACAAACGGAGCAATGCTGCCGGAAACGCAAAAGGAGATACAAGCTATGAAGTCGGCGATTTTTACGATTGTAGATAGAGGAAGAGCTAATGATGTTGTTGACGCTACTATAGAAGCGGGTGCACGCGGCGGCACCATTCTCCACGCCCGCGGTTCGGGAGCAAATCAAACAAAACTGATTTTCGACATTGAAATTGAACCCGAAAAAGAAATTGTCTTAACGATTGTCGACCCTGAACAGGTTGAAACCGTCGTTGCCGCCATCCGCAGCCACAGCGATATTGAAAAGGACGGCCACGGCATCTTATTCGTGCTCCCCATCACCGAAGCCTACGGAATAAAATAA
- a CDS encoding type II toxin-antitoxin system Phd/YefM family antitoxin has product MMQIRPVSDLRNKFSEIENIVSANRSPVFLTKNGYGSMVVMSLDLYESLTHTIESQLNEADTQAASTNARLSHKEVFSHIRSQIKIS; this is encoded by the coding sequence ATGATGCAAATTAGACCTGTTTCAGATCTGCGTAATAAATTTTCAGAAATAGAAAATATAGTTTCAGCAAACAGAAGTCCCGTATTCCTTACAAAAAATGGTTATGGCTCTATGGTTGTGATGAGTCTTGATTTGTACGAAAGCCTTACACATACTATTGAAAGCCAACTTAATGAAGCGGATACTCAAGCGGCATCAACAAATGCTCGTCTTTCGCATAAAGAAGTTTTTTCTCATATCCGTTCTCAAATAAAGATAAGCTGA
- a CDS encoding 3-dehydroquinate synthase — protein MIQLPQSFSFSTPHGSTYVWYSNTVRLPQFPEEKGRVDALYVCDEHTLPLLRQAENFSDKVPLVVLPAGDESKNLNNLALIAEKAAEYELDRQACFIAFGGGMVCDITALAASLYMRGVHCILVPTTVLAMADASIGGKTAVNLSGYKNLIGTFFAASSIILCFPVLCSLPENEYRSGLAEILKTGALYDSELYRMFSTHYDEIIARDSACISQLIRRAAEAKARVVERDFTEQGERAFLNFGHTFAHALESLTRFSVSHGDAVAWGMSRALAVGLRLQLTDNDYANSFTTILNRYGWCTNPVYFSRHVKTCSFADEIIARMKKDKKNRGGVIRLILQENILKTQIREVEISTIREVLI, from the coding sequence ATGATACAGTTACCGCAATCGTTTTCATTTTCTACGCCTCATGGAAGTACTTATGTATGGTACTCGAATACCGTTCGGCTCCCGCAATTTCCGGAGGAAAAGGGCAGGGTAGACGCATTGTATGTATGCGACGAGCATACACTTCCGCTCTTACGGCAGGCTGAAAATTTTTCCGATAAAGTGCCGTTGGTAGTATTGCCGGCAGGAGATGAATCAAAAAATTTGAACAATCTGGCTCTCATTGCCGAAAAAGCCGCCGAATACGAACTTGACCGGCAAGCCTGTTTTATCGCATTCGGCGGCGGCATGGTTTGCGACATAACGGCTCTTGCTGCCTCGCTCTATATGCGCGGCGTACACTGTATTCTGGTGCCGACAACCGTGCTCGCAATGGCAGATGCAAGTATCGGAGGCAAAACGGCAGTTAACCTTTCCGGTTATAAAAACCTTATCGGTACCTTCTTTGCCGCCTCATCGATTATACTCTGTTTTCCGGTACTCTGCTCCTTGCCCGAAAACGAATACCGCTCTGGTCTTGCCGAAATATTGAAAACAGGCGCGCTCTATGATTCCGAACTCTACCGGATGTTTTCAACGCATTATGATGAAATCATCGCTCGAGATAGCGCTTGTATTTCGCAATTGATACGCCGTGCTGCGGAGGCCAAGGCGCGGGTGGTCGAGCGGGACTTTACCGAGCAGGGGGAGCGCGCTTTCTTGAATTTCGGCCATACCTTTGCTCATGCCCTTGAAAGTTTAACCCGCTTTTCCGTATCACACGGCGATGCCGTCGCATGGGGTATGTCCCGCGCCTTGGCTGTAGGGCTCCGATTACAGCTTACCGATAACGATTATGCAAATTCCTTTACAACCATTCTTAACCGTTACGGATGGTGTACTAACCCTGTCTACTTTAGTAGACATGTTAAGACTTGTTCTTTTGCTGATGAAATTATTGCACGCATGAAGAAGGATAAAAAGAATCGGGGAGGGGTGATTCGGCTTATCCTTCAAGAAAATATACTCAAAACGCAGATACGCGAAGTCGAAATTTCTACAATACGGGAGGTACTGATATGA